In Streptomyces longhuiensis, the following proteins share a genomic window:
- a CDS encoding NADP-dependent oxidoreductase, with protein MSVDTPQIPATSREWHLTSRPVGWPKPEDFQLAEVEIPQPGPGQVLVKNLYVSVDPYMRGRMSAAKSYVAPYELGKAMQGGAVGAVVASNDEGVAVGDHVLHFNGWREYATFDAKQAVKVDPQAAPLSAYLGVLGMTGLTAYAGLLRTLSFKEGDTVFVSGAAGAVGSQVGQIAKLLGAGRVVGSAGSAEKVKLLIEEYGFDAAFNYKDGSVFEQLKQAAPDGIDVYFDNVGGDHLEAAIGQLNRDGRIAICGAISVYNNTEAAPGPRNLSRLIQTRGRIEGFLVGDHYDLQPQFVQQVGAWIRSGELKYRETVVEGIENNLEAFLGVLRGDNIGKMVVKLGE; from the coding sequence ATGTCTGTCGACACCCCTCAGATCCCCGCCACCAGCCGCGAGTGGCACCTGACCAGCCGCCCGGTCGGCTGGCCCAAGCCCGAGGACTTCCAGCTCGCCGAGGTGGAGATCCCCCAGCCCGGCCCCGGCCAGGTGCTCGTCAAGAACCTGTACGTGTCCGTGGACCCGTACATGCGCGGCCGCATGAGCGCCGCCAAGTCGTATGTCGCCCCGTACGAGCTCGGCAAGGCGATGCAGGGCGGCGCGGTCGGCGCGGTCGTCGCCTCGAACGACGAGGGGGTGGCCGTCGGTGACCACGTGCTGCACTTCAACGGCTGGCGCGAGTACGCCACGTTCGACGCCAAGCAGGCCGTGAAGGTCGACCCGCAGGCCGCGCCCCTGTCGGCGTACCTCGGTGTCCTCGGCATGACGGGCCTGACCGCGTACGCGGGTCTCCTGCGCACCCTCTCCTTCAAGGAGGGCGACACGGTCTTCGTCTCCGGCGCGGCCGGTGCCGTCGGCAGCCAGGTCGGCCAGATCGCCAAGCTCCTCGGCGCCGGCCGCGTCGTCGGCTCGGCCGGCTCGGCCGAGAAGGTCAAGCTCCTCATCGAGGAGTACGGCTTCGACGCGGCGTTCAACTACAAGGACGGCTCCGTCTTCGAGCAGCTCAAGCAGGCGGCCCCCGACGGCATCGACGTCTACTTCGACAACGTCGGCGGCGACCACCTCGAAGCGGCGATCGGCCAGCTCAACCGGGACGGGCGCATCGCGATCTGCGGCGCGATCTCGGTCTACAACAACACCGAGGCCGCCCCCGGCCCGCGCAATCTGTCCCGCCTGATCCAGACCCGCGGTCGCATCGAGGGCTTCCTCGTCGGCGACCACTACGACCTCCAGCCGCAGTTCGTGCAGCAGGTCGGCGCCTGGATCCGCTCCGGCGAGCTCAAGTACCGCGAGACCGTCGTCGAGGGCATCGAGAACAACCTGGAGGCGTTCCTCGGGGTTCTGCGCGGCGACAACATCGGAAAGATGGTCGTCAAGCTGGGGGAGTGA
- a CDS encoding MarR family winged helix-turn-helix transcriptional regulator produces MAASSSAPKHVTDDPVTADPVTADLVELIGTLVSRHYKEYEQAAGGQGLTTAQARVLDLLSREPMPMRRIAQQVNCEPSNITGLIDRLEARGLVERRPDPADRRVKLAAPTEEGVRMARGVQGNLGFARGALASLTGEERDALRRLLAKMMDGDATA; encoded by the coding sequence ATGGCCGCAAGCAGCTCCGCCCCGAAACACGTGACAGACGACCCCGTGACAGCCGATCCGGTGACCGCCGACCTGGTCGAGCTCATCGGCACGCTGGTCTCACGTCACTACAAGGAGTACGAGCAGGCCGCCGGGGGCCAGGGACTCACCACGGCGCAGGCGCGGGTCCTCGACCTGCTGTCCCGCGAGCCGATGCCCATGCGGCGCATAGCCCAGCAGGTGAACTGCGAGCCGTCGAACATCACCGGGCTCATCGACCGTCTGGAAGCGCGAGGCCTCGTCGAGCGCCGCCCCGACCCGGCCGACCGGCGCGTGAAGCTGGCCGCGCCGACGGAAGAGGGCGTGCGGATGGCGCGCGGCGTGCAGGGGAACCTGGGCTTCGCCCGCGGGGCCCTCGCCTCACTGACCGGCGAGGAGCGGGACGCGCTGCGCAGGCTCCTCGCCAAGATGATGGACGGCGACGCCACGGCCTGA
- a CDS encoding organic hydroperoxide resistance protein gives MPIQQSDVVYTAVATAENGRDGRVSTDDGKLDVVVNPPKEQGGSGAGTNPEQLFAAGYSACFQGALAVVARQENADISGSTVTAHVGIGKNDEGFGLIVEIAAKIPNVDEATAKSLVEKAHQVCPYSKATRGNITVTLSV, from the coding sequence ATGCCCATCCAGCAGTCGGACGTCGTCTACACCGCCGTGGCCACCGCGGAGAACGGCCGTGACGGCCGCGTCTCCACGGACGACGGCAAGCTCGACGTCGTCGTGAACCCGCCCAAGGAGCAGGGCGGCAGCGGCGCCGGCACCAACCCGGAGCAGCTGTTCGCCGCCGGCTACAGCGCCTGCTTCCAGGGCGCGCTCGCCGTGGTCGCCCGCCAGGAGAACGCCGACATCTCCGGCTCGACCGTCACCGCGCACGTGGGCATCGGCAAGAACGACGAGGGCTTCGGCCTCATCGTCGAGATCGCCGCCAAGATCCCGAACGTGGACGAGGCCACCGCCAAGTCCCTGGTCGAGAAGGCCCACCAGGTGTGCCCGTACTCCAAGGCCACCCGCGGCAACATCACGGTCACGCTCTCGGTGTGA
- a CDS encoding SCO2400 family protein, with amino-acid sequence MDYCHPCRRHLNGALACPGCGTPAEACREHAEAIAAQESAENAGAPYADEPTHTRRSRRERRERGARRAHRRRRNKIVIAAAGLALAAGGLSFAELGTESSADGDGRGSSTSAEEAADQEAEAAASSAAATPTGAAAAEADPRASSASASPSPSASESEDAKDGKDKKTGETEEGTEGRATSVPAATPTPDTPAGPGTPAPAPTTTPPPPQPTPTKTCDRFLWWCT; translated from the coding sequence ATGGATTACTGCCACCCGTGCCGAAGGCACCTCAACGGCGCCCTCGCCTGCCCTGGGTGCGGCACGCCCGCCGAAGCCTGCCGCGAGCACGCGGAGGCGATCGCGGCACAGGAGTCGGCCGAGAACGCCGGCGCCCCCTACGCCGACGAGCCCACGCACACCCGCCGCTCCCGCAGGGAACGCCGTGAGCGCGGCGCCCGCAGGGCCCACCGGCGCCGGCGCAACAAGATCGTGATCGCCGCCGCGGGGCTCGCGCTCGCCGCGGGCGGCCTCAGCTTCGCGGAACTCGGCACCGAGTCGTCGGCGGACGGCGACGGGCGGGGCTCGTCCACGTCGGCCGAGGAGGCCGCCGACCAGGAGGCGGAGGCCGCCGCTTCCTCGGCGGCCGCCACCCCGACCGGCGCCGCGGCGGCCGAGGCGGACCCCCGGGCGTCGAGCGCATCGGCGTCCCCCTCCCCGTCCGCGTCGGAGTCCGAGGACGCGAAGGACGGCAAAGACAAGAAGACGGGGGAGACGGAAGAAGGGACCGAGGGGCGCGCCACCTCGGTGCCCGCCGCCACCCCGACCCCGGACACCCCGGCCGGCCCCGGCACGCCCGCCCCTGCGCCCACCACGACACCGCCCCCGCCGCAGCCCACCCCGACGAAGACGTGCGACCGCTTCCTGTGGTGGTGCACCTGA
- a CDS encoding zinc-dependent alcohol dehydrogenase: MSRSVVVEAPGAHRIVPHGPTPPGAGEVLVRVHAVGICGSDREVYQGNRPEGYVRYPLTPGHEWSGTVEAVGPGAPESLVGRKVVGEGFRNCQVCDRCHAGETTLCTAGYEETGFTQPGAMAATLTLPARLLHVLPDDADLTAAALLEPAACVAAAALKADARPGERVAVVGAGTLGMFAVQFLAANSPAELLTVDTRPERAVLARQFGATDFRTPGQGLPGDFDVVIETAGSADSARTAASLLRRGGRLVLTGLPASGAAGLDPTGLVVRQLEVRTVFGAPPAAWAHAVRVFGAGLLDPLPLVTHELPLDQFPHAIELVGSGDPKVGKVLLRP, from the coding sequence GTGAGCCGCTCGGTCGTCGTCGAGGCGCCGGGCGCGCACCGGATCGTCCCTCACGGGCCGACGCCGCCGGGCGCCGGCGAGGTGCTGGTCCGCGTCCACGCCGTGGGCATCTGCGGCAGCGACCGCGAGGTGTACCAGGGCAACCGGCCCGAGGGGTACGTGCGGTACCCGCTCACCCCGGGCCACGAGTGGTCCGGCACCGTCGAGGCCGTCGGGCCGGGCGCCCCGGAGTCGCTCGTCGGCAGGAAGGTCGTCGGCGAGGGCTTTCGCAACTGCCAGGTCTGCGACCGGTGTCACGCCGGCGAGACCACGCTGTGCACGGCCGGGTACGAGGAGACCGGGTTCACGCAGCCCGGCGCCATGGCCGCCACGCTGACCCTGCCCGCCCGTCTCCTGCACGTCCTGCCGGACGACGCCGACCTGACGGCGGCCGCACTGCTCGAACCCGCGGCCTGCGTCGCCGCGGCCGCGCTCAAGGCGGACGCGCGGCCCGGCGAACGGGTCGCCGTCGTCGGCGCGGGCACCCTCGGCATGTTCGCCGTGCAGTTCCTCGCGGCGAACTCCCCCGCCGAGCTCCTCACCGTCGACACCCGGCCCGAACGGGCCGTCCTGGCTCGGCAGTTCGGAGCGACGGACTTCCGTACGCCCGGCCAGGGGCTGCCCGGCGACTTCGACGTGGTGATCGAGACCGCCGGGTCCGCGGACTCGGCCCGTACCGCGGCGTCGCTGCTGCGGCGCGGGGGGCGGCTCGTCCTCACCGGGCTCCCGGCGTCCGGTGCGGCGGGGCTCGATCCGACCGGCCTCGTCGTGCGGCAGCTGGAGGTGCGGACCGTGTTCGGGGCGCCGCCGGCCGCTTGGGCGCACGCCGTGCGGGTCTTCGGTGCGGGGCTCCTGGATCCGCTGCCGCTGGTGACGCACGAGCTGCCGCTGGATCAATTCCCGCACGCCATCGAGCTGGTGGGATCCGGTGACCCGAAGGTGGGCAAGGTGCTGCTGCGCCCCTAG
- a CDS encoding EI24 domain-containing protein, giving the protein MRDLGAGFGYLMKGQRWVSQHGKQFGMGLLPGLITLVLYAAALICLALWGDDFVTWATPFADDWTSPWAGLFRGFLTAVLFALVLLLAVLAFTAVTLLIGQPFYESLAEKVDLAEGGHAPESGLPLWRELWVSARDSLRILVRAALWGVLLFALGFVPFVGQTVVPVLGFFVTGFFLTEELAAVALQRRSVELRERLALLRSRKGLAWGFGTPLAVAFLVPVVAVFLMPGAVAGATLMARDLLGETTPEPAPEPGEPATR; this is encoded by the coding sequence ATGCGTGATCTCGGGGCGGGCTTCGGCTACTTGATGAAGGGCCAGCGCTGGGTCTCCCAGCACGGCAAGCAGTTCGGCATGGGGCTCCTGCCCGGCCTGATCACCCTCGTCCTGTACGCGGCCGCGCTGATCTGCCTGGCCCTGTGGGGTGACGACTTCGTCACCTGGGCGACCCCCTTCGCCGACGACTGGACGTCGCCGTGGGCCGGCCTGTTCCGCGGCTTCCTGACCGCCGTGCTCTTCGCCCTCGTCCTGCTGCTCGCCGTCCTCGCCTTCACCGCCGTCACCCTCCTGATCGGCCAGCCCTTCTACGAGTCCCTGGCGGAGAAGGTCGACCTCGCCGAGGGCGGCCACGCGCCCGAGTCGGGCCTCCCGCTCTGGCGCGAACTGTGGGTCTCCGCCCGCGACAGCCTGCGGATCCTCGTGCGCGCCGCGCTCTGGGGCGTCCTGCTCTTCGCCCTCGGGTTCGTCCCGTTCGTCGGCCAGACCGTCGTCCCGGTGCTCGGCTTCTTCGTCACCGGCTTCTTCCTCACGGAGGAGCTCGCCGCGGTCGCGCTCCAGCGCCGCAGCGTCGAACTCCGCGAGCGCCTCGCCCTGTTGCGCTCCCGCAAGGGCCTCGCCTGGGGCTTCGGCACGCCGCTCGCGGTCGCCTTCCTGGTGCCGGTCGTCGCGGTGTTCCTGATGCCGGGAGCGGTGGCGGGCGCGACCCTGATGGCCCGGGACCTGCTGGGTGAGACGACCCCGGAACCGGCCCCGGAGCCCGGGGAACCGGCCACGCGCTGA
- a CDS encoding mandelate racemase/muconate lactonizing enzyme family protein, protein MRITGISTHVVGTPWRNLTYVQVHTDEGITGVGETRMLGHTDALVGYLNEAQANHIIGSDPFATEDLVRRMKYGDYGRAGEIVMSGIAVVEMACWDIKGKALGVPVWQLLGGKVTDRVKAYANGWYTTERTPEAYHKAARAVMERGYRALKIDPFGTGHYELDHEQSLYAVSLIEAVRDAIGPDAELMLEMHGRFSPSTAIRLARDLAPFKPAWLEEPVPPENLKALEKVAAKVDVPVATGERIHDRIEFRELFESQAADIIQPDVGHIGGIWETRKLAATAESHYVLVAPHNVGGPVLTAASLQVGFTTPNFKVLEHFNDFADADIKKVVKGAPQVDPETGCFELSHEPGLGVELDVDAAAEFPQQQARFDLWAEGWEKRQPK, encoded by the coding sequence GTGCGCATCACGGGAATCAGCACACACGTGGTCGGGACGCCTTGGCGCAACCTGACCTACGTCCAGGTGCACACCGACGAGGGAATCACCGGGGTCGGCGAGACCCGGATGCTGGGCCACACCGACGCGCTCGTCGGCTATCTGAACGAGGCTCAGGCCAACCACATCATCGGCTCCGACCCGTTCGCGACCGAGGACCTCGTGCGGCGCATGAAGTACGGGGACTACGGGCGGGCCGGAGAAATCGTGATGTCCGGCATCGCGGTCGTCGAGATGGCCTGCTGGGACATCAAGGGCAAGGCGCTGGGCGTGCCGGTGTGGCAGTTGCTCGGCGGCAAGGTGACGGACCGGGTCAAGGCGTACGCGAACGGCTGGTACACCACCGAGCGCACCCCGGAGGCGTACCACAAGGCGGCGCGGGCCGTGATGGAGCGCGGCTACCGGGCGCTGAAGATCGACCCGTTCGGCACGGGGCACTACGAGCTGGACCACGAACAGAGCCTCTACGCCGTGTCGTTGATCGAGGCGGTGCGCGACGCGATCGGGCCCGACGCCGAGCTGATGCTGGAGATGCACGGCCGGTTCTCGCCCTCCACCGCCATCCGGCTGGCGCGCGATCTCGCTCCCTTCAAACCCGCGTGGCTGGAGGAGCCGGTGCCGCCGGAGAACCTCAAGGCGCTGGAGAAGGTGGCCGCGAAGGTGGACGTCCCGGTCGCCACGGGTGAGCGGATCCATGACCGGATCGAGTTCCGTGAGCTGTTCGAGAGCCAGGCGGCGGACATCATCCAGCCGGACGTCGGCCACATCGGTGGCATCTGGGAGACCCGGAAGCTGGCGGCGACGGCGGAGTCCCACTACGTGCTGGTCGCCCCGCACAACGTGGGCGGTCCCGTGCTCACCGCGGCCTCGCTCCAAGTCGGCTTCACCACGCCGAACTTCAAGGTCCTTGAGCACTTCAACGACTTCGCGGACGCGGACATCAAGAAGGTGGTGAAGGGCGCGCCGCAGGTCGATCCGGAGACCGGGTGCTTCGAGCTGTCGCACGAGCCGGGGCTCGGGGTGGAGCTGGACGTGGACGCGGCGGCCGAGTTCCCGCAGCAGCAGGCTCGGTTCGACCTGTGGGCCGAGGGCTGGGAGAAGAGGCAACCGAAGTGA